The Bos indicus x Bos taurus breed Angus x Brahman F1 hybrid chromosome 3, Bos_hybrid_MaternalHap_v2.0, whole genome shotgun sequence genome segment TTCCAGAACAAGGAAGCAGCAGGAGCAAAGGTCTGGAAAGTCAAGGGAACAGCTCACATTCTATTGAGAGTGAACTCCTCCAGGGTAGGAACCGCGTCATCTCCACTTTTGTTTCCACACTGCCTAGAAGAGCGCTCAGTGAAACAACCAGAGGGGTCCAGTCTGGCTAGAGTGGGGGCACGTGCAGGAAATAGAGGAAAGTGAAGGAAGGCCTGATACGGAGGGCCTTAAAGGCCAGGGAGAGACATTCCTACTCAGTTCAAGAGATgatgttgttagtcactcagtcgtgtccaactctttatgaccccgtggaccacagcctgccaggctcctctgcccatgaggattctccaggcaagaatactggagtgggttgccatttccttctccaggggattttcctgacccagggattgaacctgggtctcctatattgcaggcagattctttaccatctgagccaccagggaagcccaaaagaggtGATGGGAATGGATAAAGTGTAGTAAAGTGCTACCGTGGAATACTGCACAGCAAGGAGAATGGAGGGGCTGCAAGATATTGCTGAGCAAAAGAACCAGGCACAAAAGCACATACTGtggaattccatttatataaaggacacagaggacttccctcatatctcagttggtaaagaatccgcctgcaatgcaggagaccccagttcgattcccgggtcaggaagatcccctggagaagggacagactacCCACTCAGGCActcttttgcttccctggtggctcagctggtaaggaatccacctgcaacgtgggagacctgggttcaatccctgggttggaaagactccctggagaagggaaaggctacccactccagtattctggcctggagaatccctatatagtccatggggtcgcaaagagtcagacacgactgagcgactttcatttcactttcaaaggaCACAGAAAGGCaatatgaatctgagcaattAGAagtcaggacacacacacacacaaagaagtcaGGATGCTGACTAACTTTTTGGAAGAAGTGACTGGAAGGGGCCACAAAGGGTCTGAGGTGCTGGTCAGATTCTAGTTCTTAATCTGGACACTAGCACCATGTGTATTCTCAGCTTGTGAAAGTTCATGCCACTTTTTtggtattttatatttcaatagaaTTTTTTAAGGTGATATTGTGGATCCACTGCAGATTTTTCCAGCCAAGGAATGATATGATTGGTGCTACGGTTTGGGAAGATTCATCTGCCTGGCTGTTTACAGAAACACCTAGTAAAGCCTTCCTACAATGTCACACTTTGTTCCTACCTCCAGCCTAAAACCTGAGATCTCTGGGTGCCTAAAAATAGGTTAGATCCCTACTCCTTCCATTTTTCAGCTTCCAAATTCAAGGTATGAAGAGTTCCGTACACTGTATATATAAGTACAGACCAGAAAGCTGTGGCTGGATGGCCATAAATCATCAGGATCTGGAAGAGCCAAGTGGGGAGCCAGTTTCCCAACAAAAACGCTGTGGGGCTTCTCACGGCTTGCAGTGAGTCTACAGCAGAGACCTGAGGCCAGGTGAGGACAGGCACACCGCCTGGGACTCTGTCCCcgcttctcccttcctcttttctcataGGAAGGACCATCAGAAGCATCCAGGGCCGATGACAGGCTGATTCTGGTTCATTCTGGTACCATCCAAAGGAAAtaacaatcacacacacacacacacatacgcccTGAAAACAAACCCTCAAACTTCAAACACTTCTGctttcctcccacctccatcccagaaagagaaaggccTAAAGGGGGCCAGGAGGATTTCATGAGAGGAGCTTGAGGGACAGCAAAAGGAGAGGCCTCGTGGCCCACCTGGCCCAAGAGGGGGATGAtaaggaaggagagggaaaatTGCCTGGGGCTGTCCTTGCAGACGCCAGGCTACTCCTGGAAACTGTTCCTGGGCAGAGAAGCAGGGCCATTCCTGCCATGTGATTGAAACAGTGCCCTCTTCATTCACTACCCCCACTGCTTTTAATCCTTTTGTCTGTGAACATTGCAAGTGAGATATTTCAGGTTTTACCATCTATTCCCAATCTCCATGCTGGAATCATTCCTAACTTGCATTGTGAGCTCCCCAGGACAGGACAGATGTCTTCCTTTATCTCCCTTTAGAAGAAAAGGTACAGAAAGTGATGGCCCGATCCCCAGGGCTGGCACTTCCCGAGGACCCCTAATCGATCTTTTGGCCAAGCCTAACCCCTAGCCCAAATAAAACCAAACTTCTCAGATAGGTTTCCATttgccccttccccttcccctatCTGCCCCCTGAGACTCCACTGCCATTTGGAGAAATGGCTAAAATATGAAGAACAATGAAGCATGAAGAAAGACACCCCTCTAGGCCTACTTTTAaaaagacagggacttccctggtggtccaatggttaccACACTTCTGCAAAAGGGGGCTCAAgtttgagttcgatccctagtcagggaacttaagatcctgcatgcactCCGGTACAAgcgaaaaaataaaaatctttaaaagacaaAGGAGAGCACAACGTCTGGCTCCCAGCTCCTGTGTGCTTACAGTGAAACGCAGTGGAAAAACCAGGGGTTTGGATCCTGGTTCAGCATCTGGGTAAAGTACATCATGCGTAAAATGGAACTGAAAATAAACTATCTTTGTAGAGCTGCTGGGAGAATCAGCACACATGTACCAATTTGCCATACACTGTGTGGGCCCTGGGGACAAAACCATGGCTCTACTAGCTTAGAGCTTTGGTCCAGGGAGAGAGACAAAAGATGGACAATGCAATTACACTACAGTGTGATAACTGCTAATGGAGGAAACCAACGCAGTGCCTGGATATGGAAGCCATTATTATTTAAATCTTGTCTATTTGTCTGTAGCCAAACAGTATTTCTGAGATAGCTCTCTTGTTTCCATCCATTGATGCgccatgatttttttccctcctcaatTCCTTGCTTTTCATCCCATTAGGAAAATTTTCCATTCAAGCAAATGCCACGCTGAAAAGCAGTGTGGGGGAAGGGAAAAGGTCTCCAAGATATGGTGGaaaatggttttcttttcccCAGGACTTATAGGGGAGTGGCTTCCAACCCTTGGAGTCTTTCTACTATGTTCTCTGGTACATCTGAAAGGCCAGACagctataattcttttttttttttttttaagttctaatgATCTTGTTAAATACCACTGTGGAGAATAGTGTTCTACACCCAGTAGCTGTCTGCTGAGTTTCTCAATGCCAAATTCCTTCTTCCAAGTGTCAGAAGGTATATATTTATCTTCACAGCTAAAATGAATGCATATTAATATTTCTGAGATAACTGAAGGAAGCCTCTAGAAATAACAAGAAAATCCTGGGTGTCACAGGCCCCAGCATTAGAAAACATTCCATCTTAGGATATTTTCTAATCTTCAGACCCTAAAGGAAGCAACAAGCTGTGTTTAAACAAAGAGGACGTGACTCACACTCATCTATCCCCAACGAGATTTGGTAAAAATTTACACTATTTACTCAAGGCCAGTCTGGAAAACCACCTACCTGAAGAAACCACTTATGAGCAACTCCACTTCTTTGTGGGTCCTAAGGTACTTTTCATTAGTAATCCGAGTTTGAATCTGGGGGTCAAGAGCAAAAGGTCACCCTCCATGAAGAGAAAGATTTCAGGGTTCCAGGCGGAGGTGCAGAGGGCTTGGGGAAACAAGGGGCTCCCTTAACCCGGGTCTCTTCCCAGGATGTTTGAACAGTTAAGCCATCTCTCTTCTTACAGATTATTAACATCTCCAGTGCTGTCTCAGGCTCAGGCTTAGGCGCCTTAACTAAAGTCGGGTGTCTACCGTTGGGAAGTTCTTGTTTGTATCTAAGTTAAAGTATCCGGCAGTCAATTCGGTCCATTTTTCTGGTACATTCctattttagttctttttgcACTTTCAAGCGCCTGCGGGGATCTGTTCAAGGACCCAGAAGCCAGGGGTCCGCCGGAGATGTCCCCATCCCGCAGCCTTCCGCCCCTTTATCTGGGCACAGGCTCCCGAGTCCCTTCTCTCTGGGGCCCGGCCCTCACCCGGGGAGGAGCTGCACTCCGATGGAGGCGGGAGTTGGGACCGCACCCACCTTGAAGCCGCGCAGCTTCTCCAGCTGCTCTGGGCTCAGTGTTTCGGGGTACAGCCCCTTAATCGTGCCCGTCAGGTTCGCCATCTTGTCGCGGTCGTCAAGGCGACGGGCGGCACAGCAGGTGAGGACCCgcccccagcctggccccgcCCTCAAGCCCGGCCCTCTCCAGCAGGGGGCGGGGCTGAGAGAACCAATAAGGGGGCCattctgaagtcagggagtgagCTCCGGAGGGATTCTAAAGGACCCCCTTCCGCAGATTTGGAGACTGGATTTCCAGCTTGACTCTGTGTGAAAATGAGTCCTTCTTCTTGACCCCACCCAACCTCAAatagttttttctttaacttgAGAGCAAAACTGGAAagacaactgtggaaaattcttagagatgggaataccagaccaccttacctgcttcctgtgaaacttgtatgcaggtcaagaagcaacagttagaactggacatggaacaacggatgggttccaaactgggaaaggagtacttcaaggctgtatattgtcaccctgcttatatgcagagtacatcatgagaaatgctggactggatgaagcacaagctggaatcaagatatccaggagaaatattaataacctcagatatgcagatgacaccacccttatggcagaaagcaaaaaagaactaaagactcttgatgaaggtgaaagagaagagtgaaaaagctggcttaaaactcaacattcaaaaaactaagatcatggcatccggtcccaacacttcatggcaaatagatagggaaacaatggaaacagtaacaggctTTATttccttgagttccaaaatcactgcagatggtgactgcagccatgaaattaagatgcttgctccttggaagaaaagctatgacaaaccttaaaaagcagagatgttactttgctgacaaaggtctgtctactcaaagctatggtttttccagtagtcatgtatggatgtgagttggaccataaagaaggctgagcaccaaagaatcaatgcttttgaactgtggtgttggagaagactcttcagagtcccttgaactgcaaggagatcaaaccagtcaatcgtaaaagaaattggtcctgaatattcattgggaggactgaagctgaagctgaagctctgatactctggccacctaattggaagaactgactcattgggaaagaccctaatgctgataAAGATTGAAGAGAGGAAGACAAgcgcatgacagaggatgacatggttggatgacatcaccaactcaatggacatgagtttgagcaagctctgggagacggtgaaggacagggaagcctggtatgctgccgtctgtggggtcacaaagagttggatatgagtgAGTGAACAAAAAAAGAGCGAAACTGGAAAAGGGATTCCTTAAGGCAAACTCTCCCAGAATTTGGTTCCTGACCCTCTCACTTAAAGCCTTAGTAGTAGTAAAGGAGAATCTAGGCTTCTTCCCTTTCCACTGGCCCAGAAGCCAAACCCCTCCATCTATCCTGTAGACACTGAACTCTTGGGTTCTTAACAAAACATGAAAGCACCCTATAGCAAGGAATGAACCGAGTTCTACAAAGGAAGGAACATTCTCAGACTAAAAATGCTGGACAGGACCTGGGGACTTCCTGCCAGAAGTTTCCCATCTTGGACTGACTTTCTTGTGTAGATTAACTGCTCCTTATAAATTCTAAATCATGTCTCCCACTCCCAATGATACACAGGAGGGGAAAGGCAGTTGGTCTTCAAGATGTGTTCTTCTACTAGCTAATTAAGAAGAGAAAGTGAGACAAAAAGTCAGAGAGCTGAAAATAGCACCTAGAAAGGGCAGGAGGCTGTCTGACAATACACACAAGTGCTGAGTTTCTACACCCGCAGAGATCATGCCCAGCAGATTGCCTGAGAGGCAGGGAAGAGAGCGCAAAAGGAGGCGGTCTTTTCAGATTTATGAACAACTGCATCACGTAGCACATACACCCAAGGAGCAAGGAAAGAGCTTAACAAACCCAATATCAGGCCATGGCCTGGGAGGGGTCTCTCTGCCATCTGCTTCTCAGAAAAGACtgaggagggaattccctggtggaccagtggtcaGGACTTGGTGCTTTTACTGCtggggccaggttcaatcccaggtcagggaagtaagatatCACAAGCTGCagtgtggacaaaaaaaaaaaaaaagactgaggaaaagaagtgaaaatgttggcaGTTCTCAAGCCAGGAGAAAACCTCCAGAGGTAGATTAAATAGTGGCCTAAAAGCTTCTTCCCAGAAACCCCATCTGGGTTAGTAatcatttgggttgttttttagGAGCGTGAATTATAGTGAGAGGCTGGCCAGATAAGCTGCCATCTGTCGGAAGTGATTCTTTTCGGCCAAAGCAGAGGTTAATCAGAGGTGATGCTTCTCCCGGCCAAGACCTGTCTCTGCCCACCCCTCCACTCCCCAGAGAAGTTAGTAGTAAAACCTCTAGGTTTGTACCGTCCACTGTGGTCATCACCAGACACCTGTGGCTGAAATTTGCTGCATCAGATGAGCTATAAGTGCAAAGTACCTGGATtttgaagactttatttttttaatcttttgtttatttattcttggctgcactgcatTTTtattgctgtgcgtgggctttctttagttgctgagggtgggggctactctctatttgcttgttcaggcttctcattgcagtggtttctcttgttgcaaagtaTGGGCTCTAGACTGCAAGGGCTTCCATAGTTGTGGCTTGAGGACTCAATTGCCCTgcagtgtgtggaatcttcctggaccaggaattgaacctgtgtcccctgcactggcaggcagactgtcaaccactggaccaccagggaagtctgactttgtattttaaaaatgtacaatatCTCGTTATTAATCCTTatgttgattacatgttgaataTTTTGGATATGTCATATAAACTCATtgaataatattttgaatatatcagttaaataaaatatgaaaagatttttcatttttactttctttaatgtggctactagaaatttttaaattatttatatatatatctatctatcttgCATTATAGTAAACAGTGCTGGTCTGGACTGGAAAATctacacgcgcacacacacacacacacacacacaataggcATATACACACAGAATTCCCTCCACGCCCCCTACCCTCGTGCATAAAATGATTAATGTCCTTCTTCTAGGCTATGATCTTCTTGTGCTTTGAGAATCAATCAAACCTTTCTTGACTGACCACATCCCGTGACCTAAACCCCAAATACACATATGTGGAAATAAGAGAAgctactttcattttttcaaacagcttcccaggtggcacagcggtacaGAATCCACCTCACAGTGCAGGAGGTGCctaagacttgggttcgatccctaggtcaggaggatctcctggagcaggaaatggcagcccactccagtattcttgcctggagaattccatggacagagaagccacggcgtcacaaggagtcagatacgactgagcatgcacgcgaGTGAAGGGCCAGTTCTCACTATTGTAGATTGCGTTGGCCTGTCTTACCTCTCCACTTGAGGGAAGGAAGGTTATAGCATCAGTTCTCTCTGTACATTCTTATAGATTCTGCTGCAGAAGTCTTCACTCTTGATTTCAATTAGTGAGGCCAGCAAGTGTTTGGTGACCAGTCACTCTGCCCACACATGCCATCACTACATTTTGTCCTTTCTGAAAAGCATCCCAATTATTTAGCACTTCTCAGTTCCTAAGAATCTAAAACCAGGAGTGTGCTCTCCCTTTATAAAGTCAATAATCTTTTAATGCAGGACATCTTAATGTTGAGCGCAAAAGCACAAGAAAGAGGATGAGCTTGCAGTGGTGGGAAGAGAAAGTACCTTGGAGGAATGAGGAGCTGGAAGCCTCATTTCCTCCAGGAAGGCAATTCCCCAGTATGGGCCTCTGGGTCatttccccccacacacaccccccaccccagcatttACCTCATAGAGATACCCTCCCCCATGgctggaaagaaaacagagatgtgCCCAAAGTCACCTAGCAACGAGGGCCTAAAGAGAGCTCCCACCTCTTTCCCCTAAAGCCTGCCTCTCCTCTCAGACTGAAACCTTCCATCTGGGGACCACAAACTAAACGAAGGATTGAAGACATTTTGCTGCCTTGCAGCTGTCTCCTCAATTGCTGACTGGGAGGAGGAGTGAGGGGAGTTCATTATAATTCGCTTTTGTGAATGTTTAATATTTCAATTAATATGATTAGCCCCAAGCCTGAATGAGCAGCAGGGCGGCAGGTCTGCTGACAAGACACAGAGTAATGAGATCAACAGGGCCATGGGGTCTTCCTAGGCTCTGTCCTCAGAGGGCGAGATCTGTTTAGCATCTCCATAAATACCAAGATCAGATTAGGAGGCAAGGGAAGGagcagagggggtggggaggtgagtgGAAAGTTACTTTTCAGATGTGTTTGCACTCTTGACTCCCTGGCACTGCCATCTCGTATTCTGGCCACTCTGGTCAGAATGCTGGTCAGGTGGTCCTCTACCATCTGCCACCACACCCATTTTAGAGGACCCTACAGGGAGGACCTGGACATTCATACAGTGAAGTATAATCatgtctgtacacacacacacactttctctctctctcaaacataCATACCTGGAAGAATGTGACTTCAGGCCACAGGAGGGAAGGGTGGAAGGGGGTTAATGAAGGATTAAGCTGTAGAAGAAAGGATATGTCTCACCTAGGGCTCAGATGAAGACACAAGAGGAAGAAAAGCCAGGCTCAACCACTCCCCGCATTCCCACTAGGAGATGTGATAGGGGAGTTAAACCCGtggatttggaaccagactgtccGGTCTCCGGCCTCCGCTCTCAGTTAGCTATATCTCTTTCTAATGCACGACCTTAGGGAAttcatttaatctctctgtgccttgatttcctcatctttacTGGGAGATAATGATAGAGCCTACATCATAGGGTGGTGCTGAGGGTTAAACAAGTTAGTCAATATAAAGCACTTGAACAATGCCTAGGACATGAACCAACACCATAAGAGCCCTCTAAGCAGTGTTACTATTATTTCCCTTTACAGAATAAGAAGCTGGCCTGCCCAGAGAGCCTAGGAAAAGGGGTGCTGGGATTCAGGTGGGACAGGTTTCAGATGTGGAGACATCAGCCTCATTCTGGGGTGACGAAAGGGTGACAGGAGGCAGGGTGTCCCACAAAAGCTGTGAGCCCTGGTAGGTGAGCACCAGATGGCGGGCAAGGGCTGCCCCGGCTAGGAGGTTTGAGGTCAGCAGATACTCTCTGCATTGAGGGGGAGCTGTGAGCAAGCCCAGTGCATGGAGGGGTCAAGCTCCTTTGACATCATCGGGTAAACTGATTATCTACAGTAGGGCTGTCTAGGGGAGTACTGGCCCCCAAGTGTGCTTCTGTGCGACCTGACTCGGTCTCAGAGTCCCACTCAGGGAACCTaactggggcagggggaggagaaggaaggagcgTTTGGGTTTCCTCTGCACTGAAGGGGAGCTTGATGGTTGTGATTCTGCCCACTGAGGCAATCAGGAATCTACTCTCATCAGAGGTTCTTTGCTTTGACTATttcttcaagaaatatttgttaagctCCTACTATGTGTGAATAAGACATTGTGCTAGACACTGTGAACAGTAAAATGCTGAATTAAACGGTGTCCTGGTCTTCAAGGAGCTTCCCAGTGAGAAAGCTGTCACCACCCGTGACGCTGTCACCACCAGCTGTCACCACCACCGCTGCCACGCTGCCCACGCGCGTATTACACACAAACCCCCCAGAGGGCAAGGAGGGGGCGTCAGCAAATGCCAGCAAGATCGAGTTTTCCTTGCTGTCTTTTCTGGAAAACATACAATTCCCTCTCTGTACTCTTCTCACCCTGCTCTCTCTTCCACAATCCCGTTTCCATATTTCTCTCTGGGTCCCTTCTGCCCTTTCCCCCAGGCTCCGTGACCTGCTTCCTTCCCCAGCTACACCCTTCTCCTCACCCGCCCCTAACCTGCCCAACTGTCTCTATGCCCTCTTCTTTCCCCTGATTTCTTTCCTTGGCTCCCCACTCTCAGTCTCCCCAGATGCCGgctcccctctcttcctcccccttGCTCCCCTCTCCTGGGTCTTCTCTTCCAGCACCGGGGACAGCTCCAGCCCCCGGAACAATGGACCCCACCTTAGGGCTCCTCTGTAAATTCTCCATCTTAGTACCTTGCCCAACTCGTGATTGGGGAGTGAGATGGGGGAAGGGTTATTATCAACAGGACCAGCTGCTCTtctgggggtgggaagggagtcagggaggaaggagatagaaagAGGGCGTGGCTCTTGTCTGGATTGTGCGTCCCTCTCCAGGGTAGAGAATTTGTATTCCACCCCTGAGACTGACATCACTGATGTcaggggaaaggaggtgggagtggggaggggggtgtggaGGGGGGAGGTTTTTGTTGAGGAGAGCGCGGCCGGAGAGCAGAGCTCCGGGACCCAGGTGACCGGGAAAGCAGGCAGCCCCAGCGGCGGGAGCAGCCAGCAGCAGCCCAGGCCCGGggaccggggtgggggtgggaggggggctgagGGGAGGACCTGAAGGGGGGCGGCAGGGCCAAAGGGACCCCCGGAGCCCTGCCGCCATCAGAGACCAAGCATCTGGCATCAGGGATCTTCGGACCCAGCAGAAGGACCAGCCACAGGGGAGGTGTCCTCCAGGAAAGCCAAGGAGAACTCCACCTGCCCCACATCAGGAGTGCCCCCCTCCCAGCGCTGCTGGCCACCATACCAGGACCCTCAGCCCTCAGCTCCCATCCCCGTCACGCTCCTCAGACCCCCTCTGCCCTCCACCTCCAGCTCTCATCTCAACCCCCAGTTCCCAGTGCTTCTGCTACCACCCCGACCCTCCAGGTCTTGGCCACACTGCCCCCCATCCTGGGATCTCTGCCAGCTCTCTGGGAGGGAGATCATTTGTTTGGGCTATGCCCCCTGGTGGCATGACAGTGTCTGCCTAGACCCCTGACCCCTAGCCTTCCACTCCCTGGGCCTCCTTTGTGTGAAGAGCTGCCCCTCTGCTAGCACTGTGGTTGGGGCCACAGGGAAAGCCAGCCCCGGCTGGGCCCCAGCCCCGGCCACTTGCCTCCTTGCTGGGCAGCTCCCCCTGGCCTTCGggcctctccctgctcccctcgGCCCCTTCTCCTGGGCCGCCCCGATGAAGGAACCGGATGCCATCAAGCTGTTTGTGGGGCAGATCCCGAGGCACCTGGAGGAAAAGGACCTGAAACCCATCTTCGAACAGTTTGGTCGGATCTTCGAGCTGACTGTCATCAAGGACAAGTACACCGGGCTGCACAAGGGTGAGGGGTCAGGCCAGGCTGGAGAGGCTTCAGGGAGtgggctgggaggctgggaggaggggacaggcCAGGCTGGAGGGATGGAGTGGCTGGAAAAGGCTGATCTGGAAGGAAAAGAGTTCCTGGGGTGGGGAGTGTGGATGGAAGAGCTAGAAGAGAACTCAGCTCGGGTGACCAGGGGACTTCAGGTGGAGGACTCAGGAGAGCCTCTTCGGGGGAAGAGTTGTCGAGGGGCTGCAGAGGTGTGGCTCCCTGAGCTGAGGCGGATGATGTGGACGTGTACGCAAGGAAGGATGGAGGAACGAGAGAGCTGGT includes the following:
- the RIIAD1 gene encoding RIIa domain-containing protein 1, with protein sequence MANLTGTIKGLYPETLSPEQLEKLRGFKIQTRITNEKYLRTHKEVELLISGFFREMFLKRPDNIPEFAADYFTDPRLPNKIHMQLIKEKKAA